TGTTGGAGACGCTCACAAATTTAGCCAGTCCCATTTAGCCAAGGATTATAGGCAACGCCGTTGGAGACGCtcacaaatttagccatccataggaggtgggctaaaattatagataacagctTAGCATGGTTGGAGTACGAGTTTTCGAATTTttggctaatttttttttatttttagtatgccaactcaccttttagctaaaCGAATTCGATGGCTGGAGATTCTCTTAgtcatttattataaaattatgggtatgaactccaacaatactctctatattttttctctatattatattttatttatgtcgtgttccattttaatgaaaatataaattcaaaaatagagatgaattggagggaaagaattttttattgataaaaataaattagagtAAGTTATGGCTTCTAAAAATGAGAAGGGAGAatgttcttgattttttaaagaGAATCTTGGAGCCttttcaaactctgatttatgaTTCTGTGCAGGAATGATTTGATATAACTCAACATTATTAGTCGAGAGTCTAGTTTAAACCCCAAATCTGGATGGACAAACAGAGTATTCTCCGGAGTAAATCAGTTTCTTTTTggaattatcttttaaaacaaatattttctaaagtccctgaaataaaaaaatattttctaaagtCCGTTTGGTTGGAATAACTTATAAAAGTaacaaaaatgttaaaaatcattaaaaataaaagtaatgtataaaatattttttgatgataaaaaataaattttaatttaatttttataaaataaaaataattttgatataatttataagttaagttaattaagaaattagtgatattttaaaaaattaactatataatttttaaaatataaataaattataatattataaacataattatatttcattCTCTTGAAATTACATTTATCTGAACAATCACTAATCatacaatttttcatttttgctGCAGAAGAAAACCAATATATTGCTTAAAGCATCTTCAACCATACAAAccccttggctaaaaaatgtgttggcattccaaatataaaaaatttagccaacatgTTGAAAAAATCGTACTCCAACCACATgaatctgttgtctataattttagccaacctcctatgaatgactatatttgtcgaacctctacaggtctgtaagaaatctgtaggatgattgcacatcatttattaccatattaaattgatatattctattttaacaaactaaaatattaataacattctatttttaaattatagtcaaccaatatagccaataccattgaagtacaatgtcttacaggttcagcaaattttacataatgtcttggagatgctcttacttaGCACCTACATGTGCCCCTTTGAAAACCTTTCCGTTACTTAACAtgttcatttcatttcattttgtgataaaatcaaataaatatcataattcaATATTTATTTCTTATATCTTCATTTATCTTTTCTAAAATTTCATTCCGCTTTCCAAATCATACCAAAGTGTCAGAATATAATATACATGCTACCAGTAAAAATGCACCCTTTATCTCCAGTGAAAACGTATTTCCGAGCATAAATTAGTATCAATTTCAGAAATTtactattaaaaattattatttaaaatagaaacaaattttgaaatgagtaaatattttattataatatgtactcCACACTTATAATTCAATTATTACAAGCGATCGGTACTTATCTTATGATTTTAATACTACATTTTCAACTCGCCAAAAAACACAAGTCACTCTTATTGAATCAAAGAGACACTCTCAGTTCCTTTATGCAGCTCAGGCTCAAGCCTGCATCTTCTTAAGAAGCTCAACATACACTTCAAGCTCCGGAACAAATTTCTTAGCAGCATCAGTCGACAGAAACTTGTTCACCCATCCGACGAGGCCCGGTGTTTTGGCCTCAGCCAGAACCTTGATGCCACTCATTTTCTCGATTGCCTTGATCCATCCAATGAAGCTTCCAAGAGCAATATCAGTGTAACCAATGTTATCTCCCCCGAAGTAGCTCTTCCCTTTGCTACATGTCATGAAAGCCTCCTCCAGCGGCACCAATCCTTCAGCTAGCTGCTCTATCAACGCCACCCTTTCGCTCTCTGGACCAAAACTCAGCTTGAAGAGCACTGGAACCACCTGCAATATGCCACAGTATCATTTCCCATACATTTTGGTTCCAATGTATTTTTTTGTTAGTCCAAACTGAATACAGATAGTGCCTGTTGGCGACTTTTGTTATTCTAAACCCGTTTAGCTTCCTCAAACGGCCCCATAGATTTCATCAATAAAAAAACGGAAGAATCCGGATTAATTACAACCCGGTAATTACTCAACCAAAAGATATGAATGGACACGAGCAATCAATAAGATCTGCTCACTAATtgttgatatataaattttaaaattttttagtaACATTCACAACATTCAAGTACTCACTAAGAAAAATAGTCATAGTAATAACAAGAAATTGAAGGTACGAGATTTCACATCCGTAGAAAAAACGATAATAATCtcaagaaaaataagaaaattactacGGATTATTAAAATAACGTGATTTgcgaatcaaaatttaaaaatgtacCTTGTCATCAAAATACGCAGCCCAGAATCGCGCAACAGCACGATCATAAGGATCAGATGGGAGAATCGAGACACCATCATCACCACTCCACTTCTCATCAATATATTCAACAATGACAAGggattcagaaatgcacttgccATCATGAATCAGGACCGGAACTTTCTTATGAACAGGGTTGGATTTGAGGAGAAGATCACTCTTGGCAGCCAAATTCTCCTCAATGAGCTCGAAATTAACAGATTTGAGATTCAGAGAGATTCGAACTCGGTTCACGAATGGGCTAAAGGTTGTGCCCAGGACTTGGACGCCACTTGAAACCATGATGACTGAGTAATTTGTGgatatgaaaattgaaattctTGAAAGATTGAGATGATGAGGAATTTGGCATGCTAATCTCGCACTATATATAGTAGATATTTGCCAGATATGTGCATGAAACGCACGAAACGTTCCAGAAGTTACGGGTGCTTACTAGCATGTTTtgtgaaaatgaaaattttggtaAGTATTAATTATGATGTATTTGAGATGTGTGCCTGACGCAAAAAATGAATAATGCAAAAGAAAAAATCAAGGGGAGGTCAGATTTTGTAACGCTTTTTGCGTGCTTAATTTTGTAATATCAGCAATTCAAATTTGCAAGAGCATCTCAGATATAAAAATCActtagctaaaaaatgagttatatttaaaataaaaaaatatagtcaatcttcgaaaaaatCACACTCCAATCATGATCATATTTTGTCTAttattttagccaacctcttatgaatgactatatttgtccaACTTCTACATGCTTGTAATAAATctgtaaaaatattacaaatcattTTTACCATACTcaactgatatattttattttaacgatttaaaatattaataacaaactatatttaagttatagccaaccaatattgCCAATATCATTGAATCACAATGTCCTAGAGCatcttttacataatatcttaccggtccaatttagccaacgattatagccaatccattggagatgctctctaATTAGCATAAAAACCTGTGCTAGGCACAAGCCTCTAttctatattgttttttttataaatgaattaatctaataataaaaagtcatacgacatctacataaacagttgcgtcgaacaaacaaaacacagaaacaattactaattaatcaatttttctTGGAAAGAAAATCAtatgatttgttgaagatgatatttACACCTGCTTCGCCATTTTCGCTTCCGTAATAaccagtttgagctatcgactgagAGTGCAATTCCGTAACAACTTTTCATACTAAATCAAACTCacacaaacggcaagacaacgAAACAACCAAAATCAAACGCGAACTAAACGTGACAAACTAGCAACCTTAGATTTGCAAAGAGAATTCTTAGATCAAACCCACAAAAAATAAGATAACTCGGACCACTTTCGAGATCAAAATCACTGGGAAGAACGAGAAATCCGTAACTCCGTGGATTTGAGATCTAAGAAAAAGTAGGCCAAATCGAAAAAGACTTTGAATACTTAGATCCTAAAAAACAAACTAATATCAAAAGTTAAGAAAAACAATATCAATCTTATCTAACAAGGAAGATCTATAGCTAGGGAATCAAAACGTTAAAATAAGATTTACTGAAAGAAGGAAGAAAACACAAAGGAAATAAAAggttttggggctttccactgGTAGAGATCCAGTGGAAGCCCCGACGACtgttaaacaaatgaaaacgaCGGAGGTAGAAAGAAAAATATGGATTTTAACCTTGCAGTTTGTAATCCAAACTTGttattgtgttttaaataatatttatgtgtaattatatt
This genomic window from Daucus carota subsp. sativus chromosome 7, DH1 v3.0, whole genome shotgun sequence contains:
- the LOC108195221 gene encoding glutathione S-transferase U17, which gives rise to MVSSGVQVLGTTFSPFVNRVRISLNLKSVNFELIEENLAAKSDLLLKSNPVHKKVPVLIHDGKCISESLVIVEYIDEKWSGDDGVSILPSDPYDRAVARFWAAYFDDKVVPVLFKLSFGPESERVALIEQLAEGLVPLEEAFMTCSKGKSYFGGDNIGYTDIALGSFIGWIKAIEKMSGIKVLAEAKTPGLVGWVNKFLSTDAAKKFVPELEVYVELLKKMQA